In Bombina bombina isolate aBomBom1 chromosome 6, aBomBom1.pri, whole genome shotgun sequence, a single genomic region encodes these proteins:
- the LOC128663125 gene encoding C2 calcium-dependent domain-containing protein 4C-like — protein sequence MVGREQPQHRIPTCPNVITPDCIPEFCIPPKHTSQQRLSTHHRHVYDLCSPSFEVAVKETHLIQVDSVDDPPEEESTNGDPQSQAALSLPHLPKAQTSYGFSTLLESPNTRRKESLFHNDPNNLPSLLPLPNSQATHYLGGYSPCRLTSPNLQPLSRSTTFDSDTASSTDSSPFSSPLLHRSLPSSLLKALNQEKKNARTLKVNYKFYNLRHNSISTDEDSSTDSSPCVTRRASSEGALMPATHSPMSLLLSFSQFPLDGIVPLDTGGILRISSEYCLETERLRIRLVSAEGLYKPSVDAQNISSYISLSLGPGKNQKQRSTLIRGSRNPIFNEDFFFERVGPQDIMQKYLKFKAINKGSSIWRDSVLGKKKLCLLNVLPV from the coding sequence ATGGTTGGTAGAGAACAGCCTCAGCATCGAATTCCCACTTGTCCAAATGTAATAACGCCAGACTGTATTCCAGAATTCTGTATTCCGCCCAAACATACAAGCCAACAGCGTCTGAGCACACATCACAGGCATGTCTATGATCTTTGCAGCCCATCATTTGAGGTTGCTGTAAAAGAGACACATTTAATCCAAGTTGACAGTGTAGATGACCCTCCAGAGGAAGAGAGCACAAATGGTGATCCCCAGTCTCAGGCAGCTCTGTCCCTACCTCATCTTCCAAAAGCTCAGACCTCATATGGGTTTAGTACCCTACTCGAAAGCCCAAATACCAGAAGGAAGGAGTCACTGTTCCACAATGACCCAAATAACCTCCCTTCCCTTCTACCTCTTCCCAATTCTCAAGCCACACATTACCTGGGAGGGTACTCTCCTTGTCGTTTAACATCTCCAAATCTGCAGCCTCTTAGCAGGTCCACTACCTTTGATAGTGACACAGCTTCTTCAACAGACTCTTCCCCCTTTAGCTCTCCACTTCTTCATAGGTCCCTACCAAGCTCACTGCTCAAAGCTTTAAATCAGGAGAAAAAAAATGCCAGGACCTTAAAGGTCAACTACAAATTTTATAATCTGAGGCACAACTCAATCTCCACAGATGAGGACAGTTCAACAGACAGCAGTCCGTGTGTCACCAGAAGGGCATCTAGTGAAGGGGCACTGATGCCAGCTACACATTCTCCCATGAGCCTACTATTATCTTTCAGTCAATTTCCTCTAGATGGTATTGTACCTCTGGATACAGGAGGAATCTTGAGGATCTCAAGTGAATACTGTCTTGAAACTGAGAGACTCCGCATCCGGCTGGTCAGTGCAGAGGGCCTTTACAAACCATCTGTAGATGCCCAAAACATCAGCAGCTACATCTCTTTATCTCTTGGTCCTGGAAAGAACCAGAAACAGAGGAGCACCCTGATCCGAGGCAGCAGGAACCCCATCTTCAATGAGGATTTCTTTTTTGAAAGAGTCGGACCTCAAGATATTATGCAGAAGTA